A stretch of Kazachstania africana CBS 2517 chromosome 7, complete genome DNA encodes these proteins:
- the USO1 gene encoding Uso1p (similar to Saccharomyces cerevisiae USO1 (YDL058W); ancestral locus Anc_4.238) yields the protein MDLIQGLMQTPKTPSAEETIPTLCDRVENSTLIGDRRSAVLGLKAFSRQYRETVIASGLKALLNTLKRDYIDEDMCKAILETLLILFIRGDGDEDLTRNWISQQSRLQNGKYPSPLVMKQELETIDQFSLWIADALTQSSELIQLIIQLLETENFHIKLYAIQLLEAVLATRPSKARNAIIEFPTSTSTMVTLLDDIHEPIRDEVILLLMAVVNDSPHVQKLVAFENIFERLFNIVDEEGGLRGSIVVNDCLSLISNILKYNTSNQTLFLETGNLPRLARVLNEPLSTEEEFFWTDQRISNINTTLDIVSLTVEPGNSVTKNNQNILLDSNILMVVLRLAFFPSIPRKVRPIALTTAADMIRDNELAQGEFGKIDVPYFDPSLSAVGPNSTAAVHLVPVISLLVNWILYSNSVHTFDTRAASSELLKAYFSNNPLLQSKFLDQQIEIYKNMFSMKEQEENALEQDDKPSKDIIKHNLLEVILSYDPELNLNPYKLYFTTDLFMFLFQHENDENMELRNLIRNIKTESELEDEDQLSVVQTIAELLLTSLSSEDIRIPVSFLSFLSYWLYSDSNAVNDFLSSKSTIQALSAFSYQIQDDDITVKCLVTMLLGISYEFSSKDSPYPRKDYYNFITKRLGQDNYQSRIKQFKENSLFAKANENFDILNPGLDETGLPNLYFSPHFIELIDENFYRIRSALSHSPDEEPYSKISFEEFEELQGRCANLKKELVQLELDNKALSDDLNAKLDSLSTEYKSVSGNYERLKNDYEFLEGKHKKVEKSLENVSTRLIEITKDKENLTAANKKITETFASNKKKIEAYESKINTLESKLRDITSKKEQAEEGINKMSRELFNLEKNKEDIESAKKKVEKELNKELENMKNENKKLDNTLAKKEKELQSLDEELQKLRKMQSLLETDKDQSARELTEWKSKFQGHDELVTRLTDKLKSLANSFKNIQSERDTLQKHLMEITDNNKLDVQNLESQIEALSTERDNAILERNDLLNTITNLESATTQIHNNYREEIARLTSKTDDLQRTVNTQEKQLNEKNEDLIALQKSSEEQKEDAKKLELKFADVRSSKNEINKLFEDVSGKLKEAHDEISGLSKRKEGLEKALEEYSKKTTILDEEANSLKTKNDNLQNAKEDLETKLNEAKERFEKEFSSTQSEIEDLKGNLQTKVKDIQRANERKEELENKLTLAQSKISELKKDLEMKETHIQKMYETKEKCQNALNSSQSEVEELKKNLETKETKIQKATEACESLRSELETSVQESKRGMDELKEKISALETLKREAEKDSETMKKELEDKEKNLATLQSAFDDISKQLSLLENNLSSSHDDTKKLRDENEELQKQLGKLRADFDTKSNELEESLVKLEGVTKEKTKNSSELTEAKSSLQKVKLELERNVTDLKKQLNEKTQAFERERKLLNEGSSSITKEYSEKVTALEEKLTSSKNDFEEKVRELESKQTEMDSLKLDLEATLEQKNTEIKKLSSELSEKEIQLEKGSSEISEISKKNEITIKELEKQLSELHKQLAEKDEKLETCKGDNEKKITKLKHSFDETEDKLKESNMQTSKLEKENKDLRQKLEESLKRNSQEYKSLEQLQETLVKEKQELEKSLNDSKIQLNEKEKVIKDFEVTKEKLQETENALSEKEKAMQDFEATKEKLQETENALSEKEKAAQDFEITKKKLVETEKALSEKGKAVEDLEITTNKLKESEIELTEKGKKLEHFKETSATFEKELQEAIAGKKSLEEKASLLESELLDLKNSLEEKDSVIQKKEQLISQSQQKNNSELMELRDLLKKLEEENKKLSEQVSDRTEIDDLMLLVTDLDEKNSRYREKLESLGVEVSSDEEDDDEEDEEEGTG from the coding sequence ATGGATCTCATCCAAGGTCTGATGCAGACCCCAAAGACCCCGTCGGCTGAAGAGACGATTCCTACCCTATGTGATAGAGTGGAAAACTCAACACTAATTGGTGATAGAAGATCAGCTGTGTTGGGTTTGAAAGCTTTCAGCCGTCAATATAGAGAAACTGTAATCGCCTCAGGACTCAAAGCCTTATTGAATACGCTGAAACGTGATTATATCGATGAAGATATGTGTAAAGCTATCCTCGAAACGCTGCTAATCTTATTTATCAGGGGAGATGgtgatgaagatttaaCTAGAAACTGGATATCACAGCAATCAAGGTTACAAAATGGTAAATACCCCTCCCCATTGGTCATGAAACAGGAACTGGAGACAATTGACCAGTTTTCTCTATGGATTGCGGACGCTTTGACACAATCAAGTGAATTGATTCAATTGATCATTCAATTGCTcgaaactgaaaatttccaTATCAAACTATATGCCATACAACTATTAGAGGCCGTATTGGCCACACGTCCATCTAAAGCAAGAAATGCGATCATCGAATTCCCAACAAGTACATCTACCATGGTCACTCTTCTAGACGATATCCATGAACCTATAAGAGATGAAGtcattttattattgatggCAGTCGTCAACGACTCGCCTCATGTTCAAAAACTTGTtgcatttgaaaatatcttcGAACGTCTATTTAATATAGTGGATGAAGAAGGTGGTTTAAGAGGATCCATTGTCGTCAATGATTGTCTATCATTAATTAGtaatatattgaaatacAACACTTCAAATCAGACACTATTCTTAGAGACTGGTAACTTACCTAGATTGGCTCGTGTCCTAAATGAGCCACTTTcaactgaagaagaatttttctgGACTGATCAAAGAATAAGCAATATAAATACGACACTTGATATCGTTTCATTAACAGTAGAACCTGGTAACTCAGTGACAAagaataatcaaaatatattattagattCAAATATCTTAATGGTCGTCTTACGTTTAGCGTTTTTCCCTTCAATACCAAGGAAAGTGAGACCTATTGCATTAACTACTGCAGCAGATATGATTAGAGATAACGAATTAGCTCAAGGTGAATTCGGTAAGATAGATGTTCCTTATTTTGATCCATCATTATCGGCAGTAGGCCCCAATTCCACAGCGGCTGTGCATCTTGTCCCGGTTATCAGTTTGTTGGTGAACTGGAtattatattcaaattcGGTCCATACGTTCGATACCAGAGCTGCTTCTAGTGAATTACTAAAGGCTTACTTTAGTAATAATCCTTTACTGCagtcaaaatttttagatCAGCAGATTGAAATCTACAAAAATATGTTTAGTATGAAAGAACAGGAAGAAAATGCACTAGAACAAGATGACAAGCCTTCAAAGGACATAATTAAACATAACTTACTTGAAGTAATTTTATCGTACGACCCAGAACTAAATCTCAATCCTTACAAGCTTTACTTCACTACTGATTTATTTATGTTCCTCTTTCAGCAcgaaaatgatgaaaacaTGGAACTTAGAAATCTAATTCGTAATATAAAGACAGAAAGCGAATTGGAGGATGAAGATCAGCTCAGTGTAGTACAAACTATAGCAGAATTGCTTTTAACCTCCCTTTCATCAGAAGATATTCGTATCCCTGTTTCGTTCCTTTCATTTCTCTCATATTGGCTATACTCAGATTCAAACGCTGTCAATGATTTCCTTTCTAGTAAATCAACCATCCAAGCATTATCAGCTTTTTCatatcaaattcaagatgatgatattacTGTTAAATGTTTAGTAACCATGTTATTGGGTATTTCCTatgaattttcttctaaagatTCTCCTTATCCAAGAAAAGACTActataattttattacaaAACGGTTAGGTCAAGATAATTATCAATCTCGTATTAaacaatttaaagaaaactCATTGTTTGCTAAGGCAAATGAGAACTTTGACATCTTAAATCCTGGACTTGATGAAACTGGCCTACcaaatttatatttcaGTCCACATTTTATTGAGctaattgatgaaaatttttatagaATAAGAAGCGCTTTATCTCATAGTCCCGACGAAGAGCCTTACagtaaaatttcatttgaagaatttgaggAACTTCAAGGGAGATGtgcaaatttgaaaaaagaactAGTTCAATTGGAGTTAGACAATAAAGCATTGTCCGACGATTTGAACGCCAAGCTGGACTCTCTATCTACCGAGTATAAATCAGTTTCAGGGAATTACGAAAGGTTGAAAAATGACTATGAATTCCTGGAAGGGAAACATAAAAAGGTAGAAAAATCACTGGAAAATGTTTCAACTAGACTGATAGAAATTACgaaagataaagaaaatttaacAGCTgctaataaaaaaataactgAGACGTTTGCTTccaataaaaagaaaattgaagcaTATGAAAGCAAAATCAATACTCTTGAATCTAAGCTCAGAGACATAACATCTAAAAAGGAACAAGCTGAAGAAGGAATTAACAAAATGAGTCGTGAACTTTTCAATCTAGAGAAAAATAAGGAGGATATAGAGTctgcaaagaaaaaagtcgAAAAGGAATTGAAcaaagaattggaaaatatgaaaaacgaaaacaagaaattagaTAATACTTTAgccaagaaagaaaaagaactCCAGAGTCTAGACGAAGagcttcaaaaattgagaaaaatgcAGTCTTTATTAGAAACTGACAAAGATCAAAGTGCCAGAGAATTAACAGAATGGAAGTCAAAGTTTCAGGGCCACGACGAACTTGTTACTAGACTTACAGATAAATTAAAATCACTAGCTAatagtttcaaaaatatacagTCAGAACGTGACACTTTACAAAAGCACCTCATGGAAATAactgataataataaactGGATGTCCAAAACTTGGAGTCTCAGATTGAAGCATTATCTACCGAGAGAGATAATGCCATTTTAGAGAGAAATGATCTATTAAATACCATTACGAACTTGGAATCAGCAACTACTCAGATACACAATAACTATCGGGAAGAAATAGCAAGGTTGACATCAAAAACAGACGATCTACAAAGGACAGTGAACACTCAAGAAAAACAGCTgaatgaaaagaatgaagatTTGATAGCATTACAAAAATCATCAGAAGAACAGAAAGAAGATGcgaaaaaattggaattgaAATTCGCAGATGTCAGGTCATCTAAAAACGAGATTAATAAGCTATTTGAAGATGTCAGTGGCAAACTGAAGGAAGCTCATGATGAAATTTCCGgtctttcaaaaagaaaagaaggcCTTGAAAAGGCACTCGAAgaatattcaaagaaaacaacAATATTGGATGAAGAGGCTAACTCactgaaaacaaaaaatgataacCTACAAAATGCCAAGGAGGATTTAGAAACTAAGTTGAACGAGGCGaaagaaagatttgaaaaggaattcAGTTCAACACAGTCAGAGATCGAGGACTTGAAAGGGAATCTGCAAACGAAAGTAAAAGACATACAGAGGGCGAACGAAAGAAAGGAAGAGCTTGAGAACAAGTTAACTTTAGCGCAATCAAAAATCAGCGAACTGAAAAAGGATCTAGAAATGAAAGAGACACATATACAAAAGATGTATGAAACGAAGGAAAAGTGTCAAAATGCCTTAAACTCATCGCAATCAGAGGTAGAAGAACTAAAAAAGAACCTAGAGACGAAAGAGACAAAGATTCAGAAGGCTACTGAAGCTTGTGAGTCCCTAAGATCTGAACTCGAAACTTCTGTTCAGGAAAGTAAGAGAGGCATGGATGAActcaaagagaaaattaGCGCTCTAGAAACTTTAAAGCGTGAAGCAGAGAAGGACTCGGAAACGATGAAAAAGGAATTGGAAGATAAAGAGAAGAACCTTGCAACCCTTCAGTCAGCTTTTGATGATATCAGTAAGCAGTTAAGCTTACTTGAAAACAACTTAAGCTCATCTCACGATGACACAAAGAAGCTTagagatgaaaatgaagagtTACAAAAACAATTAGGGAAATTGAGGGCTGATTTTGACACTAAATCAAATGAGCTTGAAGAATCCCTTGTTAAGTTGGAAGGAGTTACCAAGGAGAAAACTAAAAACTCTTCTGAACTTACAGAAGCCAAATCCAGCCTCCAGAAGGTAAAACTTGAATTGGAGAGAAATGTTACAGACCTCAAGAAACAATTAAATGAGAAAACTCAAGCTTTCGAAAGGGAAAGAAAATTACTTAATGAAGGATCATCATCTATAACAAAAGAATATTCAGAGAAGGTGACGGCACTGGAAGAGAAGCTAACCTCCAGTAAGAATgactttgaagaaaaggtaCGAGAACTCGAGTCTAAACAGACAGAAATGGATAGTTTGAAGTTAGATTTGGAAGCGACTTtggaacaaaaaaatacagAAATAAAGAAACTAAGCTCCGAACTTTCAGAAAAAGAGATACAACTTGAAAAGGGATCCTCTGAGATTTCAGAAATTTCCAAGAAGAATGAAATAACAATAAAAGAGTTAGAAAAACAACTGTCAGAACTTCACAAGCAATTGGCAGAAAAGGATGAGAAACTTGAAACGTGTAAGGGTGATAatgagaagaaaattacAAAACTCAAACATTCGTTTGATGAAACTGAAGATAAGTTGAAAGAATCGAATATGCAAACATCcaaattagaaaaggaaaacaaGGACTTGAGacaaaaattagaagagAGTCTAAAACGAAACTCCCAGGAGTATAAGTCATTAGAGCAATTACAGGAAACTCTTGTAAAGGAAAAACAAGAGTTGgaaaaatctttgaatgattcaaaaatacAGTTGAATgagaaagagaaagttATCAAAGATTTCGAAGTCACTAAGGAGAAGTTACAGGAGACCGAAAATGCTTTGAGTgagaaagagaaagcaATGCAAGACTTCGAAGCTACTAAGGAGAAGTTACAGGAGACCGAAAATGCTTTGAGTgagaaagagaaagcaGCGCAAGACTTCGAAATCACCAAGAAGAAGCTGgttgaaactgaaaaagCATTGAgtgaaaaaggaaaagcCGTTGAAGATTTGGAAATTACCACgaataaattaaaagaatctGAAATAGAATTGACtgagaaaggaaaaaaattggagcACTTCAAGGAGACGAGTGcaacatttgaaaaagaactTCAAGAAGCTATTGCAGGTAAAAAATctttggaagaaaaagcGTCTTTGCTCGAAAGCGAACTGCTGgatttaaaaaattctcttgaagaaaaggacTCTGTCATCCAAAAGAAGGAACAATTAATCAGTCAATCTCAACAGAAAAACAACTCTGAACTAATGGAGCTGAGAGACCTACTTAAAAAgttggaagaagaaaacaagaaGTTAAGTGAACAAGTCAGTGACAGGACTGAAATAGACGACTTAATGCTGTTGGTCACCGATCTTGACGAAAAAAATAGCAGATATAGGGAGAAATTAGAAAGTTTAGGAGTAGAAGTAtcttctgatgaagaagatgatgacgaagaagatgaggaagaaggaACAGGCTAg
- the RAD59 gene encoding Rad59p (similar to Saccharomyces cerevisiae RAD59 (YDL059C); ancestral locus Anc_4.239) produces the protein MNKTEILYESTTYSAGPGLDIKDFKVIEDWDNRPASKWSLSRIGKLQTKIENYTYKIYHSNRYGKLNLHKIIPGYKLIEFMNECFGYEGWRMEVLDVEATECGTVLNKNAESDHDINHNVVAEARVKVTLKDGTNIQNGGIGRGMLPTKGESFSKAKKEAVNNALKQTILGFEKMIIEYNDKVAKNYYVDGLYVAKIKTEASATINVKLEDHI, from the coding sequence ATGAATAAGACTGAAATATTGTATGAATCCACAACGTATTCAGCGGGACCAGGTTTGGATATAAAAGATTTCAAGGTAATAGAAGATTGGGATAACAGGCCCGCGAGTAAATGGTCACTGTCAAGGATTGGGAAGCTACAGACAAAGATCGAGAATTATACATACAAGATATATCATAGTAACCGATATGGTAAACTGAATTTGCATAAGATTATACCGGGATATAAGCTCATCGAGTTTATGAATGAATGTTTCGGGTATGAAGGATGGCGTATGGAGGTTTTGGATGTGGAGGCCACAGAGTGTGGAACGGTGCTTAACAAGAATGCAGAATCTGATCATGATATCAATCATAACGTTGTTGCTGAAGCTCGAGTGAAAGTTACTTTAAAAGATGGTACTAATATCCAGAATGGTGGTATCGGGAGAGGTATGCTCCCCACTAAGGGCGAGAGCTTCTCCAAAGCCAAGAAAGAAGCAGTAAACAATGCTTTAAAGCAGACCATCTTGGGATTTGAGAAAATGATCATAGAGTATAACGATAAAGTTGCTAAAAACTACTACGTGGACGGTCTCTACGTGGCCAAAATCAAAACAGAAGCCAGTGCCACGATAAACGTAAAACTAGAAGACCACATATAG
- the RPS29B gene encoding 40S ribosomal protein uS14 (similar to Saccharomyces cerevisiae RPS29B (YDL061C) and RPS29A (YLR388W); ancestral locus Anc_4.245), with protein MAHENVWFSHPRRYGKGSRQCRVCSSHSGLIRKYDLNICRQCFRERANDIGFHKYR; from the coding sequence ATGGCTCACGAAAACGTTTGGTTCTCCCACCCAAGAAGATACGGTAAAGGTTCCCGTCAATGTCGTGTCTGTTCTTCCCACTCTGGTTTAATCAGAAAGTACGACTTAAACATCTGTCGTCAATGTTTCAGAGAAAGAGCTAACGACATCGGTTTCCACAAATACAgataa
- the SYO1 gene encoding Syo1p (similar to Saccharomyces cerevisiae YDL063C; ancestral locus Anc_4.248) — translation MGKSKKRSRASRARLNPLSNQRTNSAKDANLITKKIQPLITQLQSTIANDRNMAISSISVMCEDPHMRHLLMKEKLIHIILNNLLNDNNTDIVIEAFGLLRNLTIEEGYDVAVHLWRNDIWAHLKEGFNKINQSLDAMGKNENDDNKKASKQSIRMLFDYSDNLISLLVALTNDSDDILNEILKEDKLNVVFSTILKFNEYGMDKLTTNLRNTVLDFFYDFSSESIDFVEFVLNNEALVQLVSSLCSSEMNNELSQVLVCGINLQFADVDTNITLDSSKCNEILTQVTQAIGRINLQDMKQNLNFAIDNSETIDASRLKDYAKKKQAAMMELQAIETGIDVLTGIFEMIASLQINVDLDLMTVLKSNLPNFLNSLLAEFPDRILIAWNNYLWLFVSLGGEEITSQDLSLLWQHVVNIDDKNENSIKSGKLSVMWVLLKICGLRGDIETLTRLQVWNNIQFITSVIDEFKKTDDIEVRQKCCGLLACVACYQGQDVEMNQTVGTFFLECLVSTELQVDILVDVTNFIFEVYSDADFDYDEPVFINGNFLAVLKDKVAPNLKNRFKMVDKNKDPEVKSRCTECCNTLDSFIHYKSNERS, via the coding sequence ATGGGTAAATCTAAGAAAAGATCTAGAGCTTCTAGGGCACGTTTGAATCCGTTATCAAACCAAAGAACCAACTCTGCTAAGGATGCAAACCTAATaaccaaaaaaattcagCCATTAATCACCCAATTACAAAGTACCATTGCAAATGATCGTAATATGGCAATCTCTTCAATTAGTGTTATGTGTGAAGATCCTCATATGAGGCATTTGTTAATGAAGGAGAAATTAATTCACattatattgaataatttattaaatgataataataccGACATTGTAATCGAAGCATTTGGTTTACTCAGAAACTTAACTATCGAAGAAGGTTATGATGTTGCTGTCCATTTATGGAGAAATGATATCTGGGCTCATTTAAAGGAAGGTTTCAATAAGATTAATCAATCTTTAGATGCTATGGGAAAGAATgagaatgatgataataaaaaGGCCAGTAAACAATCGATTAGAATGTTATTTGATTATTCTGATAACCTAATTTCGTTACTAGTAGCATTAACAAACGATTCAGATGATATTCTGAACGAAATCTTAAAAGAGGACAAATTAAATGTCGTTTTTTCCACTATattaaaattcaatgagTACGGTATGGATAAATTGACAACGAACTTACGTAACACAGTCCTTGATTTTTTCTACGACTTCAGTTCTGAGTCTATTGATTTCGTCGAGTTTGTTTTGAACAATGAAGCTTTAGTTCAATTAGTCAGCAGCTTATGCAGTTCAGAAAtgaataatgaattaaGTCAAGTTTTAGTTTGTGGTATCAATTTACAATTTGCTGATGTTGACACCAATATTACTCTCGATTCATCAAAATGTAATGAGATTTTAACTCAAGTAACACAAGCCATAGGAAGAATCAATTTGCAAGAtatgaaacaaaatttaaacTTCGCAATTGACAATAGTGAAACTATCGATGCTTCGAGATTAAAGGACTACGCTAAGAAAAAACAAGCTGCTATGATGGAGCTTCAAGCGATTGAAACCGGTATCGACGTTTTAACTggtatttttgaaatgattGCATCTTTACAGATTAATGTAGATTTAGATTTAATGACTGTATTGAAGTctaatttaccaaattttctgaatTCTCTATTAGCAGAGTTCCCTGATAGAATTTTAATTGCATGGAATAACTATTTGTGGTTATTTGTCAGTCTTGGGGGAGAAGAAATAACTTCACAAGACTTAAGCCTATTGTGGCAACATGTTGTGAATATTGATGATAAGAACGAAAATAGTATTAAATCAGGTAAATTGAGTGTGATGTGGGTGCTCCTAAAGATATGTGGGTTACGAGGTGATATTGAAACACTAACGAGGTTGCAAGTCTGGAACAACATACAATTTATAACTTCTGTCATTGACGAATTCAAGAAAACCGATGATATTGAAGTCAGACAAAAATGTTGCGGCTTATTAGCATGTGTAGCGTGTTACCAAGGGCAAGACGTAGAAATGAATCAAACGGTTGGTacatttttcttggaatGTCTCGTTTCTACGGAATTACAAGTTGACATTTTGGTCGATGTTacaaattttatcttcGAAGTTTATTCGGATGCCGATTTCGATTATGATGAACCTGTGTTTATAAATGGTAATTTCCTAGCGgtattgaaagataaagTTGcaccaaatttaaaaaatagATTTAAGATGGTGGATAAGAATAAAGATCCTGAGGTAAAGTCGAGATGTACAGAGTGTTGTAATACATTAGATAGTTTTATTCATTACAAAAGTAATGAAAGatcatga
- the UBC9 gene encoding E2 SUMO-conjugating protein UBC9 (similar to Saccharomyces cerevisiae UBC9 (YDL064W); ancestral locus Anc_4.249) encodes MSSLCLQRLQEERKKWRKDHPFGFFAKPTKKQDGSLNLQRWEAGIPGKEGTLWHEGVYPLTIEYPDEYPSKPPKVKLPAGFYHPNVYPSGTICLSILNEDQDWRPAITLKQICLGIQDLLDSPNPNSPAQEPAWRAFSKNKAEYEKKIALQAKQYSK; translated from the coding sequence ATGAGCAGTCTTTGTTTACAACGTTtgcaagaagaaagaaagaaatggaGGAAAGATCATCCGTTTGGTTTTTTTGCCAAGCCAACTAAGAAGCAAGATGGTTCATTAAATTTACAAAGATGGGAGGCAGGTATCCCCGGGAAGGAAGGTACGTTGTGGCATGAAGGTGTATATCCACTAACTATAGAATACCCAGATGAATACCCCTCAAAACCTCCAAAAGTAAAACTTCCAGCAGGGTTCTACCATCCAAACGTGTACCCTAGTGGAACAATCTGTCTAAGTATCTTGAACGAAGATCAGGATTGGAGGCCCGCTATCACCTTAAAACAAATCTGTCTAGGTATTCAGGACTTGTTAGACTCCCCTAACCCAAATTCTCCCGCACAAGAACCTGCTTGGAGAgcattttccaaaaataaagctgaatatgaaaagaaaattgctTTACAGGCAAaacaatattcaaaataa
- the PEX19 gene encoding Pex19p (similar to Saccharomyces cerevisiae PEX19 (YDL065C); ancestral locus Anc_4.250) yields MSKEEEEYDDLDDLLNEDPSQFDQEPNTNGDDAVKNLENSFNNLMSQDTTKGDSGETVKNLQSLLHYLGGEAKSDHINEPGFNNVISSTLDRLKKNGGKIDASLNNEESNSDDMLSNLFSQMLDGNLGDDENMDSAILTILNQMSSKEVLYQPMKEMQTDFIEWFERNEGKDEYKDSMPVYKKQFDLVEQLVHIYEIDDYNNETYRDQITELLDNLEQLGDSPVSKGFNNSGTNSDGIDELTKILGSNGNDKEGLPDLDKELEDTCKQQ; encoded by the coding sequence ATGTctaaggaagaagaagagtaCGATGATTTagatgatttattgaatgaagacCCATCACAATTTGATCAGGAGCCTAATACGAATGGTGATGATGCGGTTAAGAATCTAGAAAACAgtttcaataatttaatGAGTCAAGATACCACAAAAGGAGACAGTGGGGAGACGGTCAAGAATCTTCAGAGTTTGTTACATTACTTAGGTGGTGAAGCAAAATCAGACCATATAAACGAGCCTGGCTTCAACAACGTGATCTCGAGCACGTTGGATagattgaagaaaaatggtgGTAAGATTGATGCAAgtttaaataatgaagagTCAAATTCGGATGATATGTTGTCTAATCTGTTCAGCCAAATGCTGGACGGAAATTTGGGTGATGACGAAAATATGGATAGTGCCATCTTAACtatattgaatcaaatgtCTTCTAAAGAGGTATTATATCAACCTATGAAGGAGATGCAAACcgattttattgaatggtttgaaagaaatgaaggTAAGGATGAATATAAGGACTCAATGCCCGTTTACAAGAAACAGTTTGATTTAGTCGAACAACTAGTGCATATTTATGAAATAGATGATTACAATAATGAAACGTATAGAGATCAAATAACGGAACTTTTGGATAACCTAGAACAATTGGGTGACTCTCCAGTAAGTAAGGgattcaataattctgGAACCAATTCTGATGGTATAGATGAGTTAACAAAAATTCTGGGAAGTAACGGTAATGATAAAGAAGGCTTACCTGATTTGGATAAAGAATTAGAGGATACATGTAAGCAACAATAG